From the genome of Triticum aestivum cultivar Chinese Spring chromosome 3B, IWGSC CS RefSeq v2.1, whole genome shotgun sequence, one region includes:
- the LOC123069406 gene encoding ribulose bisphosphate carboxylase large chain-like, with amino-acid sequence MSPQTETKAGVGFKAGVKDYKLTYYTPEYETKDTDILAASRVSPQLGVPPEEAGAAVAAESSTGTWTTIWTDGLTSLDRYKGRCYHIEPVAGEDSQWICYVAYPLDLFEEGSVTNMFTSIVGNIFGFKALRALRLEDLRIPPTYSKTFQGPPHGIQVERDKLNKYGRPLLGCTIKPKLGLSAKNYGRACYECLRGGLDFTKDDENVNSQPFMRWRDRFVFCAEAIYKSQAETGEIKGHYLNATAGTCEEMIKRAVFARELGVPIVMHDYLTGGFTANTTLAHYCRDNGLLLHIHRAMHAVIDRQKNHGMHFRVLAKALRMSGGDHIHSGTVVGKLEGEREMTLGFVDLLRDDFIEKDRARGIFFTQDWVSMPGVIPVALGGIHVWHMPALTEIFGDDSVLQFGGGTLGHPWGNAPGATANRVALEACVQARNEGRDLAREGNEIIRAACKWSPELAAACEVWKAIKFEFEPVDTIDK; translated from the exons ATGTCACCACAAACAGAAACTAAAGCAGGTGTTGGATTTAAAGCTGGTGTTAAAGATTATAAATTGACTTACTACACCCCAGAGTATGAAACTAAGGATACTGATATCTTGGCAGCATCCCGAGTAAGTCCTCAGCTTGGGGTTCCGCCCGAAGAAGCAGGGGCTGCAGTAGCTGCCGAATCTTCTACTGGTACATGGACAACTATTTGGACTGATGGACTTACCAGTCTTGATCGTTACAAAGGACGATGCTATCACATCGAGCCTGTTGCTGGGGAAGACAGCCAATGGATCTGTTATGTAGCTTATCCATTAGACCTATTTGAAGAGGGTTCCGTTACTAACATGTTTACTTCCATTGTAGGTAACATATTTGGTTTCAAAGCCCTACGTGCTCTACGTTTGGAGGATCTACGAATTCCCCCTACTTATTCAAAAACTTTCCAAGGCCCGCCTCATGGTATCCAAGTTGAAAGAGATAAGTTGAACAAGTATGGTCGTCCTTTATTGGGATGTACTATTAAACCAAAATTGGGATTATCCGCAAAAAATTATGGTAGAGCGTGTTATGAGTGTCTACGTGGTGGACTTGATTTTACCAAAGATGATGAAAACGTAAACTCACAACCATTTATGCGCTGGAGAGACCGTTTTGTCTTTTGTGCCGAAGCTATTTATAAATCACAGGCCGAAACCGGTGAAATCAAGGGGCATTACTTGAATGCGACTGCGGGTAC ATGTGAAGAAATGATTAAGAGAGCTGTATTTGCAAGAGAATTAGGGGTTCCTATTGTAATGCATGACTACTTAACTGGGGGATTCACCGCAAATACTACTTTGGCTCATTATTGCCGCGACAATGGCCTACTTCTTCACATTCACCGTGCAATGCATGCAGTTATTGATAGACAGAAAAATCATGGTATGCATTTCCGTGTATTAGCTAAAGCATTGCGTATGTCTGGGGGAGATCATATCCACTCCGGTACAGTAGTAGGTAAGTTAGAAGGGGAACGCGAAATGACTTTAGGTTTTGTTGATTTATTGCGCGATGATTTTATTGAAAAAGATCGTGCTCGCGGTATCTTTTTCACTCAGGACTGGGTATCCATGCCAGGTGTTATACCGGTAGCTTTAGGTGGTATTCATGTTTGGCATATGCCAGCTCTGACCGAAATCTTTGGGGACGATTCTGTATTACAATTTGGTGGAGGAACTTTAGGACATCCTTGGGGAAATGCACCTGGTGCAACAGCTAATCGAGTGGCTTTAGAAGCCTGTGTACAAGCTCGTAACGAAGGGCGCGATCTTGCTCGCGAAGGTAATGAAATTATCCGAGCAGCTTGCAAATGGAGTCCTGAACTAGCCGCAGCTTGTGAAGTATGGAAGGCGATCAAATTCGAGTTCGAGCCGGTAGATACTATTGATAAGTAG